Genomic window (Zingiber officinale cultivar Zhangliang chromosome 2B, Zo_v1.1, whole genome shotgun sequence):
ataaaataaatctGGAGGTTACCTTCGACCTTCCATCATCAACACCTACATATACAGGTTTTTCCTTAAATGACAAGTTCGCAAAATCCTCAAcctgcaatttttttttataagttaaagaaaatttttgaaaaccaaAATGATTATGAATAGTAGTTAGAAAGAAATGAAAACCTGCTTAGTTTGGGTAGCTGTAAATAGAGCAGTTTGCCTTGTCTGCGTATTAGGGAGTGAATGTGATAATTATAAAACATGATGCCGACTTTGTAACACTCCTGTAATAACTATAAACCGAAGGAAACTAAATAGCATACCTTTGGCAGCCGCTTAAATATTTGCTTCATGTCTTCCTCAAAGTTAGCCTCCAATATTCGGTCGGCTTCATCGATTATAAGAAACTACATTTGGTGCACCAACACCCAAAATTAGTATCTCAATGTCAAACAAAGGAGcatatgaaaataattattgaTCTCGTGGTTAGGATTAAACATGCTAGCAAATAATCATTAGCATGGATATGCGATAAGAGGAAACACACAACTAGTTGGAGAACATAAGTAGAGCTCAttaaagcaaaaaagaaaagaaacaacagATCATTTAATAAAAGGAACTCAATGAGTACTGAGGGCATTCAATGGAAAGATATACAATTTCAGTATGCAACCACTTCAAACTACATCCAGTCACCTCCACTTTGCCATTCTAGTATCTTTCTCAATATGGCTAGCATGCTGTGTTGTGCTTAGTTACATTCAATTTCCAAAAACAAATTTCAATAGAACAATGATAAATGAGATTTTCAAAAAACTCTGCTGCCTAAAAATGCAATACCAGAGTTCTGTGTGCTAAAAGAAAGAACAATTCCTCAATCCAATAGTCAACGGTTAAGGTATTGTTTAAATCAGTTCCTCGCTACTTTTTCTGTTATCATTCCATATAATTGCATAATTTATCAAAACATAAATGACCAGGAACCAAAACACTGAAAAAAAGAATAAGCTAATAATACAGACGCATGGGATCAAATGCTTTACAAAAATAAACCATTTACCATTAAACTTTTGTAGATAAACCCTTTTGTGTTTTGAAGGTGATCCAAAAGTCTTCCAGGTGTAGCCACCAACAAATTTACTCCCTTAGCAAGGTGCTcagcttctcctcttctcccaGCTCCACCTATAACCAAGCCAAGGCTTTGAGAATGGTGCTGCAAAAGATCCTTCGCAACAGCATGCGTCTGCCACACGAAGCATAAGTTAGCCAAGGGTTTTTTAAAGGCCAATCAACTCAACAACATACACAAAAAAAGTCTATTCCAATAATATTGTTTGTTgcaacaaaattttaaaagactaatGTTGCCTTTCTCTATAAAACAAACATCCATAATTTTTTTCGACAGTCATATACATAACTGAAATTGAAAATCAAGACATTTGAGAAAACAAATTACAGAATCAATAATAACGACAATCTTACTTGAATTGCAAGCTCCCTAGTTGGACAGATAATGATCACCCCGGTCCCATTCCGAGGCATAAAATGAATGTTATGCAGCATTTCAACTGCAGGAATCAAGAAAGCAAGAGTTTTTCCTGAACCAGTTCTTGCTGCACCCATCACCTCCTTTCCAGCTAAGAGAGGTGGGATAGATCTGGATTGAATCTGCCATCACAATATGAGATATGGTAAACACAAAACAGTTctaaaactaaaaatttagaaggaaaaaaaaaaatcattagcacaacaaaaaaaacataataaaaaagATAGCTAGCTACATAATAGAAGGAAAATAAATGTTAGATGACCTGTGTCATGTGTTCAAAACCCATCTCTTGGATAGCCTTCATCGTGTGCTCAGAAAGGGGGAGCCTAGAGAAAGGCTCAGTGGTCAAGATCCCATGGCTCTTTTTAACCTTCTTAGTTGAAGGAATCCCCTCCACACCTTCTGCAACTTCATCTCCATTATTATCCCCATGTGTTTCCTGCTTGCCATCAGGGGACATATCATGGTTCCCTTCTACATTTAGTTCTTCCAATGGCGGCCCACTATCTTCGTCATTTATGGTGTTGGCCTCCTCTTGGTTGGGATCTGGTCTCTTCTTCCGTTTCTTGTCTGACTTCTTCATTTTAACGCCATCAACAAGCTCCTTGGCAGAAGGCATGGCAAGTGTTGTACAATAAAAAGGAGTTGGTTGCAGTACTTGCTTGTACTGACCCAAACGGTTGCTCAGTCAACAGCAGCTGATAAAAGGTATTATGataattaacaatttaaaaggaaTAAGGCAGAAAATGGAGACATATATTTGGTCAAAAGCACAAATATCACTTCTACCAGTCGTGGAGAGGAACCTAATTAGTGCTGATTTTCCTACTCACAAGCTTACGCACAACAATCATAAAAAAGCACTGTTCGAGTCTAAACCAAATAAAGTTAATTTTCAATGTAATTttacataattttgaaattatgcaTGATTGAGTTTGGTAATGTTTGAGCTTTATATTTCTGGTGTCAAGCACCAGCCAAGTTGAAAATCATATAGAGAACCTAGTAATTTCTACTTCAATAGCTACATTAAGTCAAATATGAAGTCAAACAGCTAAGAATTGTTTAGAGATGTATTAAGTATTTATGATGTTTAACTTTCTTAAGAATCAAGTAGGAGAGAACATTCACAACCCACTCCAGGAGAATTCAACAGTTAAAAGTGATGGATATGATTTGGGCAATATGAAAAAGTATATTAAAATGATCGTCGCTGCCAGGACTGAAAAAACTATACAAAAAAAGCACAGAATGTGGTGGTGCTAATAGAACTAAATAGTCAATGCCAACATCAAATCAAGGTAATTGTTCCAAGCAGATGCCAGCCTAACCAGTAAGAACAAGCATAATTTAACGATAGAAAGCTACACGCGTTGCTTAATGCAGAGTTTGCCAAAAGACAAAGAGAAGCATGGAAGCTGCTGAGGCTGTTAGACAAAAAAAGAAAGGTTATGAAGCAAGTACCGCAGTTTTGGGGCAGAGAGAGACGAATACAAGAGAAGTGCGAGAGTCCACAGCTCCAATTCACGAGAAATACCAGCTTGAGCAGGCTCGTCGGAGAGGCGGCGGAGACGACCCCGGAAGAGACCGGCGACGGAGCGCCCAGCGACTGAGGAGAATGGCGGGGAGATGCGCTGCTGCAGCGGGAGGACGATTAGGGTTCAGAGCACTCAACATACTTGGAATTTGTAGTGCAATTGAACCTCGTGGCCGAATAAGCTTAACAGGCTTCATAATGGGCCGATTTGTCAGTTACATCGTAATTAGTCTGGCCCATATTTTAAGGGCAGTAAAAGGTCGACCGGGTTTTTCGTCACGTACTCGGCCGTTGCTTCCGGTCGGCAGGCATTGGGGTGGATTCATGAATTTGCTAATAAATTTCATTTTACTACTTCAATTAATGGTATTCTACCCAATGCCCTCTGAATCTGTATCTAAATgaacaaaattaaataatttatttcaactcattaatatttacaaataaaaataaacagtGTGCATCAATAAAATTTATAAACTATATTCATTATTATTTAAATAGATAAAGaacttataaaaataaataaatttataataacaAATTCTCTCagcaatcaaataaatttaataatataaaactttcaaataattaaataaacttaattaaaaactcaataatatttaaacaaattaaatttaaatcaaaataaaatttataaaaaaattaaatcaaacttaaacaattatttcaacaattcaatttattttaacTCGGTTTACCTTAACTTAGATTACTTTATCATACAAGTTTGTTTATATTGATTGATAATGCAAaagtgaaaataatttaaaatgaatcTTCCTCGTTTTTTCAAACGTAGTTGTTGGAATTGGAttaaccaaatattttatgaCTTAGAATAATATAATTGATTGAATAAATTAATAAGTCATGTGAGGGAGTAACATCAATAATAATTGATGAAAAAACCAGGATAACGCTTAAACTTCCCTCGTATTCGGTTACGAAGAGAGATAAATTAGATATTAAAAGACCCTTAAGTGAAAGGGTTATTGCTACAATCGTGACTCAAATTTTATCCATTGATGCACTTCTAGTATTTAGGTACTACTCGGTTATATTCTAAGGGTACGTTTAATTCAGGGTTATTTTTGATAATCTTGATTAtttatccaaggttatcaacgaaaatcttgtttggtttaggtaatcgatgattcccgagtaatgttccatgtccgACACATCAGCAAAAGGGGTATGTAATCCGGAATcgaaaaactaaggtttttcttgattccggggttaacgaaattTTTTTACCGAAAATATCCTCGAATAAGAGAAAACtgtgttaaaaaagaaaaatctaaagaagaaaatatattttaaaaaaattataaaaaacataaaaaattttaaaaaaatattttaaaaaacattaaaaaaaaagtaaaaagaataaaaacctttaaaatttttttaaaaaacttgatttttttaaaaataaaacagaaagaaataaaaaaattaaaaaacatataaaaataaagaaaaacgtgaaaaaggaaaactaaaaaaacatagagtttaaaaattaataataataatatatggttgATTTTATAGGTAAGGATAATATAGtgaaatattaaactaggttatttattaaaatcttcaaataaataaatttttattacattACTTAGGTTGAATCAAAcaatattttgttatgttttattctcataactttggttatgtgattatttgataatcacataaccaaggttatacatgataacttaaaTCAAACATTCTAGCAAAATATAATTATACTCACTTAAGCCATCTCTCAAAACAAGTTATTAATCATTAGATTATGTAAAGAGAGATAAATCATATAATCAGCTTATAATCGATCAAATCAtcaatcatcatgctgctacttATTGACAATGTTAAGTTAGTATCCAAATAATCACCTAATGAAtgtataatttaattgaattggGATATTTCTAggtgatttttataattttaaaatcttaaaaagtattttaaaaaattatataattttagtCCAAACTGCTCACTATTTCAATCAAGTTTAAACAATTTTAATTAGTGTTtaataatttgaattattaaaacaattttgattgatatttatataaacaattttaaagtaattttatccCAAATAATTTTGGCAACAATTTAAAGAGATTTCTTTTATATTAGAACGGTAAAAAAAAACGTCCTTTGTTTTTATTGACCGTCATTTTGACCGCCCATCTCATgtcattacatttttttttttttaatgaaactaTCTTTTTATATTTTAACATTACCATACATTTCAATTCTAATTAATACTAAATAAGATTATATTGTAGCAACTATAATTCATAACTACTCTAATATTAAGATACTTGATTTCTAATCagtattatattataatattaattaagccGGATCAATATCAATAACACTATATTACAATAGTAAACTATTATAATATGTGTATTTTATCtttgataatattatattatagtaattGTAAATCATCATTGCTATGATCTACGATATAgacaatttattttttattaatattagataatattatattataatacatATAAGATTatacaattataataattataaaattagaaTTTGTGTAATTATATAACAGCTAAGTTATGACATCGTAACTATTATAATTCTATAACTATTATGATCGTGTAGCAGCGGACAATAGTGTAAAAATAagagtaattttgaaaaataagaatgTTCAAAGATGGGATGAGGTGGCTTTtggataataattttaaaaaagttttattttaatgATACCAATGaaagggatatatatatatatatatataaatttttgctCGACAATTTTAATCACTTAGTAATTTTTATCgacattgaaataattttaattaaaaattttaaaaatattattagattAATTTAATAGAGAAAAGTACTATAGAATTTTTTAAggacttttctatatatattttttataagataCAGCGAACAAatccatattttatatatatatatatatatatatatataaatttttgctCGACAATTTTAATCACTTAGTAATTTTTATCgacattgaaataattttaattaaaattttaaaaaatattattagattAATTTAATAGACAAAAGTACTATAGAATTTTTTTAAGGACttttcaatatatattttttataagataCAGCGAACAAATCCATATTAATTTCCTCATTTGGAGTCGAcgacgtttcttcaagtccttcTTTCCCTTGTCCTTCAGTTCCCTAATCCAAATCCCTAATTCTCGATTCCTAAATCTTCTCGATCGGCAACCATGGCGTCGGCTCCCTCGATCCGCCCCGCTTTCTCTTCCACTTCCGCCGCCGATTTTATCTCTGTTGATCGAGTCCGCCTCTATCCGTACTCCGGCGCCGTCAAGGTTTCGCCTTTCCGTCGACTTACGTCGTATTCGATCGCCTGCGCCGCCGTCAACGCCATCAACGGAGGTGTCGTCCCCAAGGTCGATGATCGCGCTCGGATCAACGGATTTGAGTCCGCCGGCCTGCGGGTCGCCTTCCAAGGCGCCCCCGGCGCCTACTCCGAGTTTGCCGCCAAGACCGCCCTCCCGGGCTGCGAGACCCTCCCCTGCCGCGCCTTCGCGGACGCGATCTCCTCCGTCGAGCGCGGCCTCGCCGACCGCGCGATCCTCCCCGTGGAGAGCACCATGGACGGCGCCGGCCTGCGCAATTACGAGTTCCTCCTCCGCCACGACCTCCGTGTGGTCCAGGAGATTAGCCTCTTCGTCAACTACTGCCTCCTCGCCATGCCCGGCGTCAGCCCCGCCGAGCTCCGCCGCGTGATCAGCCACCCTCTCGCGCTCGCTCACTGCAGCCGCGCCCTCGCCCAGCTCGGCCTCCACCTCCGCGAGCCCGTCGAGGACACCGCCGGTGCCGTCGAGATGCTCCGCTCCAACCGCCTCCTCGACACCGCCGCCATCGCCTCCCCGCGCGCCGCGCTCCTCTACGGCCTCGACGTCCTCGCCGACGGCCTCCAGGACGATTCCTGGAACGTGACGCGGTTCCTCCTCCTGGCCTCGCCCACGTCCCTCGCCGCCGCCATGCGCCCAAAGGCGGCGGCGTCTTTGAAGACCTCGACGGTGGTGGCGCACCGGGGCGGCTCCATGTCGGTGCTCCTGAAGGTGCTCTCTGCCTTCTCCCGTCGGAGCATCAACCTGACGAAGCTGGAGGTGCTCAACTCGGCGTCGAAGGAGGACAAGTCACCGGTGTTCATCCTGGACGTGAGGAGGAAGGGGATGCTCAGGGCGTTCCCCCATGTCCTGTACGTTGACTTCGAGGGCTCGCCGGAGAACCCCAAGGCGAAGGAGGCCATCGACGAGATATCGCAAACCGCCGAGTTCGTGAGGATCTTGGGCTGCTACGCCGCCGACACCAACATCTACGATCTTCATTAACGACCGGAACAAAGCTTCACAATAAGCAGGCACGTGACCTGATTAGCAACTCAATTCCCTGCTTATTCCGACAATTATGGTTTCCACGATGGATATAATTGTAATTTCACGGATTATTACTATTTCCGATTATAATTTTCTTATTTCCATCCAAAATGCCGACAAGGTGAAAAAGAATCCAACATGTTCGCTGCTTTTCTTAGCCGACTCGAAAAATTATCAAATTTGAATTGTTTGATAATGTTTTTGAaatctaattcgaatccaatccaTGATATTTTGAATTCATATTCGtatactttaaaataaaaaaattatttcattaaATTTAAATACCTATTTTTCACTCCACAATATATTAATTTTCCAAGAACTGAAAATCAATACCTGCCCTTCCACATGTTTCGAAGAGTCAATCTCTAGTCAAAATTAACTATATTTTCAAGAATTAAGATATTTTAAACTAAACATACACCACAAGTCAACAACCTCTGACGTTGCAATCATACAAAACAAAGTGCTAGAAAGACTGACATCACATCACTATGTTAATACTTCCACCAGAACTGATCTAATCCCAACTTAGACAAGTCTTAGGGTTTCTAAGTCATTGGCTTAATCACCGCCAACTTGTCGCTTCCAGGAATCCTCCACGATCAGTTCGTCGACTCCCCAATCTTCGTAGCTGCAGTGACGTGCCAAAACGAGTCAGATGAGCATTTATGTTGAATTCGATTAGGGTTTGGAGTTCGtccttaaaagaaaattttagtgaAGATAACACAAAATAAGTAAGAGTACCTCCCATCCGGTAAATATCGTCGAATGGTGAACGGTATCTTGCGCTCACGAAGTTCCTTCATCGCAATCTGAAGTCACATAGGAAAAACAGCAGCACAAAACATCAAGAAAGTGGAAACAAAGATTTCTGTTAAAGCTCAAGGAGTTCAATCCAATTCTAAATGGTATTCTGATGAGAAACCTCCTAATATTAGGCAtattttttagaattcaaatttgGTGATATTAGACAGATGGATGAAGTTTCATTCCCTAATTTTCATTTCATACTCTCACATTTTTGTCGACATTGTTAGAGGTAGAGGGCTTACTTTGATACCATACCATGTTAAAGTCTTACTTTTATGCATTTATAAGCTTAAATGAGTGAGAGTGTTTACATTTCGAAACTAATCCTAAAAGCTAAAAAAAACACAATTTTGATACAATACGAGGATGGaaagcaaaagaaaaaaatagtttgTGAATTCATCAAACTCGAAATAATATTTCGTGAAGAACCATACCTCCAAAGGATCAGTCTCACCCTCTAACTCAACCATCACTGGAGCATTCATGCTGTTCAGTGAGTTAAACAAGTCAAAAAGAAGTTGGAAGATATTACTATGAAAGATTACTAAATGTTCAAGACTGAAGTTCCAAACCTAATTTGCAAAGCCCGTGTACCAAGGATTCTAGCACGCTCATACTTTGTCATGAACTTCGATGTTTTTCTAGGCCGTTCAACTATTTCTTGCTGTTTTTCTTCAGCATCACCAACAACATCATCTGGGACGTCTTCGTTGTTATTTTCCTGATCCTCCTCCATCCCCTCCTTTATGAATGAAATGCTTATCCAATTTATCTTTAGGCAAAAACTATGAGCACATAAATTGTAAATGAATACCCAATGCATACCTCAATTTCTGGTTCCGGTGGCTCATCTTCATAACTGCAAATACATATTAACTCATCACATGAAGATGATAAACATATATATACAAATAGTGGGTTCGAAAATAACAAAGCAAAAGCTTTCTTAAATACATTGGAGAGTAAACTATATACACTGAAAACAGTTATAGGACGGTGCTTAAAGCAGATTGAAATATGAAATTTATATGAATTGCACAAGGAATTTTCAACCATTTTTCTTGTAGTCCTGGGGCCAGGAGGCGTGAACTGTTCAGTAGAAATCATCTCTCACTGGCGAATCTTCTCAAGTAATTAAATTTAACCAAACAAGTGGAAAATATGCAACGGACTAAATTTCACTATGTGGATTACGTGCCAAAATTTCATGTTACGTACCTTAAAAATACAAAGCCTAACATTCTTGGAGATTGAAACAATGCTTTAAGGGTGACTCCTCAAAAGAGAATAAGAGACTAAAGGAATCAAAAGTTATTAGGATAAAATCCATTAATGCTTGAAGCGTGTTAGGTATAAAATTGAAAAGAGAGAATTGAACCTTGCTTAAAAGCTCGAGCTTTTTGGAAAAGTGGTTGCCTAATTGATTTTACCATAGTATCTAGAAGGAcgttaaaaataaataatctaTCAATCAAGTGGATTCAAGTATTAGGCTCGAGATAATACCTGTAACACACACCACATGAACATGCGGCAGTGTGGCAAGAAAAATAGTATATAAAGGTTCTTTCCTAACACCAATGGGATGATAATACTACATTTAGGCGCAGATTCAGTTCTATCAACTTAAACAATCCATAGACAGCTCGAATTAGCCAAAAACTAACAAATTATCAACATGCTCGCCATGCAAACATAAACGTATCCTAAATATGCATGCGTGAAAGGTCAATctctcgctctctctctctctctttctttctttcagtTCTTACTCATCTTCTCTCTTCAGCTCACAAAATATAAAGGATTATGTCTGTGAACATGAATCCATTGTGATTGTATTTCCAAGAGGGAAAAAAAAGGTTCCCTTTAAGTACTACGAGTATATAGTATGCCATTTAATCCAAAACAAGATCAACAATAAAGTGAACTGGAACTCTAAGACAATCCCATCGCAAGAAATCAAACGGAACAGTCCCTCACACAGATTAATCGGTGGGAACTTAGCTAAGTTCGACAGATCATAGATTAAAACTGACGGCGAGCTAAATAACTCAGACAAGCAAGAAAACGAAGGAGTGAGAGCGGCAAACCCCATGTCGACATCATCGTAATCATCTTCCGCCATTATCGATTTGAGTAGACACGCTCTTCTTCCCCGTCTATCTCTCTCCCCTTTGGTGAGTTCGAGCCCTAGAAATTTGCAGCAACGTGATAATCGCAGGGGAGGATTATATAGAGATAAATGGGCCGTCTCCTCGGCCCACGTGCAGCCGTTATGGATTCCCGATTTATAGAACCGGACCGGCGATCCAATTCAAAATGTGAAAGATTCAATTTTGGCTCATTCTAATATTTgaagaatattttttatttttttattttaagaaaaagtgatttttttttcaaaataatctaTTCTCGCATGCTTTTTTTCCCCTTTATTTTCGATTTAATTTCCCGCTatctttttctctccttttagtttttttttttttaaattttcaagtaattaattagatatttaaataaCGGAAGGTGAGCAGTCTCGTGATTCAGCGGAGAGCGGCGCGCGAATGGGGAAGGCCACGAGGTGGCTGCGTGGCCTCTTCGTCGGGAAGAAGCCAGATCTCGATGCGCCGGCGGTCAGCGAGAAACGGCGACAGTGGAACTTTGTGATGCCATTCCGGGAGAAGGCGCAGCAGAAGCAGCGGAGGGCAGGGCAGGCGGCGGCGGCCGGAGCGGAGGAGCGGAAGGGCTTCAACGGAGGAGCATTTGTATCGGCCCAAGACGAGGAGGAGCAGAGAACGCGCGGCGTCGCCATCGCGGTGGCCACCGCCGTGGTGGCTGAGGCCGCTGTGGCCACCTCGCAGGCCGCGACGGCGGTCGTCCGGCTGACGAGCAACGGGATGGCGACCCCGGCATTGCTTTCATCCCTCGCCTCCGCCTTCGGTAAGATGGAGGAAGCGGCGGCGAGCAAGATCCAGGCCGCGTTCCGTGGTTACCTGGTTAGTCTAACCTTCTCATCTTCCCAAATTTCAGCCCTAATTCGATTCGCTGGTGATTTTTTTTAAGCAATTAGacctaaaaattgaaattttcgaGCTCCAAATTTGCTTCGCAACTCAGAAGAACCAAATTAATTCCTAATTGTCTCCCATTGAGGCACTTTAGCAAGTGGCCAAAGATAGTGAGCAGATTGCGTGATTCCATTGGATCACGTCGCCTCAAATTTGCCATAAACACCTATTTGGTCGCTATCTCTCGTCCTGCCTTGATCTGAGATCTCTCAGGTCCTAGCCCGGACTCATCCCTCTCATTACTCCGCCTGTTTccatctcttctcctctcttgaaaGTAATATGGATATAGTAGGAATTATTTCACATCCTTATCCTTCTTCCAGATTATTAAATGCTCTCttacttttatttctatttctcTCTTTACATTTTGCTTGTTTTGCTGCTTCGCCTGCCAATTTGTAGCGCAGCTGTTACTGCTCCATTACTGAGTACTGAATACACCCATGAATCTCGTGCACCACAGTTATGACAATTTAGTTGGTACGGCTCATAATTGTCTTGCCTCTGA
Coding sequences:
- the LOC122045933 gene encoding DEAD-box ATP-dependent RNA helicase 27-like isoform X3 produces the protein MPSAKELVDGVKMKKSDKKRKKRPDPNQEEANTINDEDSGPPLEELNVEGNHDMSPDGKQETHGDNNGDEVAEGVEGIPSTKKVKKSHGILTTEPFSRLPLSEHTMKAIQEMGFEHMTQIQSRSIPPLLAGKEVMGAARTGSGKTLAFLIPAVEMLHNIHFMPRNGTGVIIICPTRELAIQTHAVAKDLLQHHSQSLGLVIGGAGRRGEAEHLAKGVNLLVATPGRLLDHLQNTKGFIYKSLMFLIIDEADRILEANFEEDMKQIFKRLPKTRQTALFTATQTKQVEDFANLSFKEKPVYVGVDDGRSKVTVEGLQQGYCVVPSNKRSSRNELAHSLSSAKPKRVYCSALMLLLVDLIFLLWTGLCNMILPMNQRVGRTARGEGSKGNALLFLLPEELQFLIYLKEAKVPVKEYEFNEKKVPNLQSHLEKIVGENYFLHQSAKDAYRTYILAYNSHSMKNVFNVHQLNLKDVAASFCFTSPPKVNLDLESSASKFRKKMRRTDGNRHGISSSNPYGRQSGDDARQFVRH
- the LOC122045933 gene encoding DEAD-box ATP-dependent RNA helicase 27-like isoform X1 codes for the protein MPSAKELVDGVKMKKSDKKRKKRPDPNQEEANTINDEDSGPPLEELNVEGNHDMSPDGKQETHGDNNGDEVAEGVEGIPSTKKVKKSHGILTTEPFSRLPLSEHTMKAIQEMGFEHMTQIQSRSIPPLLAGKEVMGAARTGSGKTLAFLIPAVEMLHNIHFMPRNGTGVIIICPTRELAIQTHAVAKDLLQHHSQSLGLVIGGAGRRGEAEHLAKGVNLLVATPGRLLDHLQNTKGFIYKSLMFLIIDEADRILEANFEEDMKQIFKRLPKTRQTALFTATQTKQVEDFANLSFKEKPVYVGVDDGRSKVTVEGLQQGYCVVPSNKRFLVLYAFLKRNFSKKIMVFFSSCNSVKYHSELLRYIHVDCLDIHGKQKQQKRTSTFFEFCKAEKGILLCTDVAARGLDIPAVDWIVQYDPPDEPKEYIHRVGRTARGEGSKGNALLFLLPEELQFLIYLKEAKVPVKEYEFNEKKVPNLQSHLEKIVGENYFLHQSAKDAYRTYILAYNSHSMKNVFNVHQLNLKDVAASFCFTSPPKVNLDLESSASKFRKKMRRTDGNRHGISSSNPYGRQSGDDARQFVRH
- the LOC122045936 gene encoding DNA-directed RNA polymerases II, IV and V subunit 6A-like; amino-acid sequence: MAEDDYDDVDMGYEDEPPEPEIEEGMEEDQENNNEDVPDDVVGDAEEKQQEIVERPRKTSKFMTKYERARILGTRALQISMNAPVMVELEGETDPLEIAMKELRERKIPFTIRRYLPDGSYEDWGVDELIVEDSWKRQVGGD
- the LOC122045935 gene encoding arogenate dehydratase/prephenate dehydratase 6, chloroplastic-like; translation: MASAPSIRPAFSSTSAADFISVDRVRLYPYSGAVKVSPFRRLTSYSIACAAVNAINGGVVPKVDDRARINGFESAGLRVAFQGAPGAYSEFAAKTALPGCETLPCRAFADAISSVERGLADRAILPVESTMDGAGLRNYEFLLRHDLRVVQEISLFVNYCLLAMPGVSPAELRRVISHPLALAHCSRALAQLGLHLREPVEDTAGAVEMLRSNRLLDTAAIASPRAALLYGLDVLADGLQDDSWNVTRFLLLASPTSLAAAMRPKAAASLKTSTVVAHRGGSMSVLLKVLSAFSRRSINLTKLEVLNSASKEDKSPVFILDVRRKGMLRAFPHVLYVDFEGSPENPKAKEAIDEISQTAEFVRILGCYAADTNIYDLH
- the LOC122045933 gene encoding DEAD-box ATP-dependent RNA helicase 27-like isoform X2, with the protein product MPSAKELVDGVKMKKSDKKRKKRPDPNQEEANTINDEDSGPPLEELNVEGNHDMSPDGKQETHGDNNGDEVAEGVEGIPSTKKVKKSHGILTTEPFSRLPLSEHTMKAIQEMGFEHMTQIQSRSIPPLLAGKEVMGAARTGSGKTLAFLIPAVEMLHNIHFMPRNGTGVIIICPTRELAIQTHAVAKDLLQHHSQSLGLVIGGAGRRGEAEHLAKGVNLLVATPGRLLDHLQNTKGFIYKSLMFLIIDEADRILEANFEEDMKQIFKRLPKTRQTALFTATQTKQVEDFANLSFKEKPVYVGVDDGRSKVTVEGLQQGYCVVPSNKRSSRNELAHSLSSAKPKRVYCSALMLLLVDLIFLLWTGLCNMILPMNQRCEFNQMARVGRTARGEGSKGNALLFLLPEELQFLIYLKEAKVPVKEYEFNEKKVPNLQSHLEKIVGENYFLHQSAKDAYRTYILAYNSHSMKNVFNVHQLNLKDVAASFCFTSPPKVNLDLESSASKFRKKMRRTDGNRHGISSSNPYGRQSGDDARQFVRH